A section of the Flaviflexus equikiangi genome encodes:
- the hrpB gene encoding ATP-dependent helicase HrpB, with protein MPEHPVSAVLPALGEAIVGHGAAVLSAPPGTGKTTLVPPYLAELVTGRILVSQPRRMAARAGARRLASLVGEPVGQSVGYSVRGDTRRSRQTRVEFVTAGVLLRRILSEPDLPGVAAVVLDEVHERHVDSDLAAALLLDIRDLTGLKLVAMSATVAADAWAGLMDAPIITAHARTHPVDIHYRPGPQPLGTHGVERDFLAHVAHETRLAADENSGSVLVFLPGRREIERVASQLDHPGVRVLHGSIPARLQDSILTGSDEQQIVLATSIAESSLTVPGVAHVVDSGLSREPRTAYDSGISRLVTVFESKAGAAQRAGRAGRLGPGQVRLLMSKTSWSRLADYPQPEIRTADLTEFLLSAHRWGNVEDLRLLDEPPAAGLSSARRILLALEAIDQNGITPVGERISRMPAHPRTAAALLRLYASVGTRRTAEIVALLDEDHQVPGADLAAAWRDMIRHPTASWKQSAARLAGLVPDVRGDSMTADEALAAVVSHAYPDRLAMRRAGRYVTASGTGAILPHGSPLTGSEWLAVADMTDTGRADAMIRSAVPIDPAVAKQTGGRDETRHELADGRVRAWQVRSIGVIELHRTPTRVDKSIARETIRQALAQTPSILTWSQSAVDLRERLAFLHRILGEPWPDMGDEALADRAEEWLGPELDRWSDGGIIRADLAECVRRLLPWPEALRLDDLAPARIESPAGGTVRVRYDRETPYAAMKLQECFGWQESPSVAGGVRLQIHLLSPAGRPLAVTDDLASFWRGAYAHVRAENRGRYPKHPWPEDPLTAVPTRRTKRTSP; from the coding sequence ATGCCGGAACATCCGGTCAGTGCCGTTCTCCCCGCTCTCGGGGAGGCCATTGTCGGCCACGGCGCGGCCGTGCTGTCGGCGCCCCCGGGCACAGGCAAGACCACTCTCGTCCCGCCCTACCTGGCGGAGCTGGTGACAGGCAGGATTCTGGTCTCCCAGCCGAGGAGGATGGCGGCACGTGCCGGTGCGCGGCGCCTCGCGTCCCTCGTGGGTGAACCTGTCGGACAGTCAGTCGGGTATTCGGTGAGGGGAGATACGCGGCGGTCCCGCCAGACGCGAGTCGAGTTCGTGACCGCCGGTGTCCTGCTGCGCCGGATCCTGTCCGAACCCGACCTGCCGGGAGTGGCTGCTGTCGTCCTCGACGAAGTGCACGAAAGGCACGTGGACTCAGACCTGGCGGCGGCCCTCCTCCTCGACATCCGAGACCTGACAGGGCTGAAGCTTGTCGCCATGTCGGCCACGGTGGCGGCAGACGCATGGGCGGGGCTCATGGACGCCCCCATCATCACCGCGCACGCCCGGACCCATCCTGTCGATATCCACTATCGGCCCGGACCCCAGCCGCTCGGCACACACGGGGTGGAACGAGACTTCCTCGCGCACGTTGCGCACGAGACCCGGCTGGCGGCCGACGAGAACTCCGGAAGCGTCCTCGTGTTCCTTCCCGGCCGGCGAGAGATCGAGAGAGTCGCCAGCCAGCTCGATCATCCCGGCGTCCGCGTCCTCCACGGCTCCATTCCCGCACGTCTTCAGGACAGCATCCTCACGGGCAGTGACGAGCAGCAGATCGTTCTTGCCACATCGATCGCGGAATCGTCCCTCACAGTGCCGGGGGTGGCGCATGTCGTCGACTCGGGCCTGTCACGAGAACCGAGGACCGCCTACGACTCCGGCATCTCCCGCCTCGTCACCGTCTTCGAATCGAAGGCGGGGGCCGCGCAGCGGGCCGGACGAGCAGGCCGTCTCGGCCCCGGCCAGGTGCGCCTCCTCATGAGCAAGACGAGCTGGTCAAGGCTAGCGGACTACCCGCAGCCAGAGATCCGCACGGCAGACCTCACGGAGTTCCTCCTCTCGGCGCACCGGTGGGGGAATGTCGAGGATCTGCGGCTGCTCGACGAGCCTCCTGCCGCGGGGCTCAGCTCCGCGCGGAGGATCCTCCTTGCGCTGGAGGCGATCGACCAGAACGGCATCACCCCCGTGGGAGAGCGGATCTCTCGCATGCCGGCACACCCGCGGACGGCGGCCGCGCTCCTGCGCCTCTACGCCTCGGTGGGCACGAGAAGGACGGCAGAGATCGTTGCCCTACTCGACGAGGACCATCAGGTTCCAGGGGCCGATCTTGCTGCGGCCTGGCGGGACATGATCCGTCATCCCACAGCCTCGTGGAAACAATCGGCCGCCCGTCTCGCCGGGCTCGTCCCCGATGTTCGCGGCGATTCGATGACAGCAGATGAAGCGCTGGCCGCGGTCGTCTCGCACGCCTACCCGGACCGTCTCGCAATGCGTCGAGCGGGCAGATATGTGACCGCGTCGGGAACGGGAGCGATACTCCCGCACGGATCCCCTCTGACAGGATCCGAATGGTTGGCGGTTGCCGACATGACGGACACGGGGCGTGCGGATGCGATGATCCGCAGTGCCGTCCCCATCGACCCGGCGGTGGCGAAGCAGACCGGCGGCAGGGACGAAACGCGACATGAACTGGCCGATGGCAGGGTTCGAGCCTGGCAGGTGCGGAGCATCGGCGTGATCGAGCTTCACCGGACGCCCACACGAGTCGACAAGAGCATTGCACGGGAGACGATCAGGCAGGCTCTGGCGCAAACCCCGAGCATCCTCACATGGTCGCAGAGCGCAGTCGATCTGAGGGAGCGTCTCGCCTTCCTGCACAGAATCCTCGGGGAGCCCTGGCCGGATATGGGGGACGAAGCGTTGGCGGATAGGGCCGAGGAATGGCTCGGCCCCGAACTCGACAGGTGGAGCGATGGTGGCATCATTCGGGCCGACCTGGCCGAATGTGTGCGCCGGCTCCTGCCGTGGCCGGAGGCGCTCCGCCTTGACGACCTGGCACCCGCCCGCATCGAATCACCCGCGGGTGGCACCGTGAGAGTCCGCTACGACAGGGAGACGCCGTACGCGGCGATGAAGCTCCAGGAATGCTTCGGCTGGCAGGAATCACCATCCGTGGCGGGCGGGGTGAGGCTCCAGATCCACCTGCTATCACCGGCGGGGCGTCCGCTCGCGGTGACAGACGACCTGGCATCGTTCTGGCGCGGCGCCTATGCTCACGTCAGGGCAGAGAACCGGGGCCGCTACCCGAAACACCCGTGGCCGGAGGACCCGTTGACGGCAGTTCCGACACGACGAACGAAAAGGACAAGCCCATGA